DNA from Leptotrichia trevisanii DSM 22070:
TTGAACCTTGTAAAAAATATAAACTTCTTAGCCAGTTTGGATTTATATAAATATCTTTTTCACTTTTTAAAGTTAAAATATTGCTGGAAAATTTGGTTAGTGCATTTCCTAAGTTTTTGAGCGGCCCTTGTCCCAGCGTATATTTTTTCAAATATGGCAATAATTCTCCTGCACCTATGCCAATACCTTGCCCCCATTTTGCTTTGACTTTCTCACACCAGTTTTTCATCTGCAAAATTGCCAAACGATTTTGTTTCCCTTCATAAAAACCATTATTAACCACACAGTAAACACTAGTTTCCGGATTTACTACTTTTTCCTTCTCAAGTTCTACAAGTAATTTTAATAAATTGGAAGGGAGGCCATCAACATACAAGGGAAAAAGAAATATTAAAACATCGCTATTATAAATTTCACTTTTAATCTTATCATTTAACTTAAAGGAAATTGAATAATATTTTTTTATTTCATTCTCTTTAAGCAGGGATAAAAGATAATTTCCTAATATTTCAGAATTACTTTTAACTGCTTTTGGACTCCCATTTATTATACTAATTTTCATATCTTATCATTCTCCTTAATTTTCAAAAAAAGAAACCTTAAAATTTTTCACATTCAAATTTATACTGTTAGCCTTTACTATTTCTTTAGCAACTGCCCTTTCGTTTTGCGTCAAATTTTTTCCGTAAAAATAGACATTCAAGCCAAATTTCGTTTTGTTCCGTGTAATATGGTGCATTTCCCTATTTTTAATCTTGAAAAATGGCAGTAAATACGGGATTGTCCTGTCCAACACATTTTTTACGAACGGGCTGTAGGAACCGTAAAAACATTGACTTATAATAATGATTTTTTCCACTTCTGAGTATAATTTTCCCAAACTTTCATATCCATCCCTAATTTTGCACTTCCCTGGTGTTTTAACCCAGCATTCAAAACACCCCATACAACTTTTTATTTTTTTGTTATCACAAATTATGGACACATCTTCGTCAATTATTATTTTATCTTGATTTATACTTTCCTTTATTTTATCTATAATTTTCTCTTCTCTTTCGATTTCACACTTTAATTTTTCTAATTTATTATCAGTTAAATCGTGTATAATTAATTCCATACTGCTCACCTTCCATCGTCAATACTCACATTTATTTTAAAAAACAAATCTCAAACTTGAATAATTTTTAAGTTTAATTTTAAAGAGGGGCTATTATACAAACTGAGCTTATTATTTCTTCCACCTTTTTCTCCCAGCTTTCAGAATAATTTATATTATTTGTAATTACTATCGTTGCTAATCCCTGCACTAACGCCCACATTGCTATAA
Protein-coding regions in this window:
- a CDS encoding NAD(P)H-dependent oxidoreductase; amino-acid sequence: MELIIHDLTDNKLEKLKCEIEREEKIIDKIKESINQDKIIIDEDVSIICDNKKIKSCMGCFECWVKTPGKCKIRDGYESLGKLYSEVEKIIIISQCFYGSYSPFVKNVLDRTIPYLLPFFKIKNREMHHITRNKTKFGLNVYFYGKNLTQNERAVAKEIVKANSINLNVKNFKVSFFEN